Proteins encoded by one window of Rhodamnia argentea isolate NSW1041297 chromosome 6, ASM2092103v1, whole genome shotgun sequence:
- the LOC115731271 gene encoding uncharacterized protein LOC115731271, with the protein MWGRDREPLYREAPKENSHFFAGRVRIRATTLFPGLLGSSCEGIRVFLMENSNCPKTNPCSQYFPPPSAWDDPNSGSSDDNNTPTWVIVSVVIVIIIFCGFLFYYVWRRIPSSKPLLVGIQIFLFHYIWRREKEIPDPPPVPPHKPLPMGIPNPVTMVTQG; encoded by the exons ATGTGGGGAAGGGACAGAGAGCCATTATATCGAGAGGCCCCAAAGGAAAATTCTCACTTCTTTGCAGGTCGAGTAAGAATTAGAGCAACGACATTGTTCCCTGGTTTGCTGGGTTCTTCTTGTGAAGGTATCAG AGTTTTCTTGATGGAGAACAGTAACTGTCCAAAAACTAATCCGTGTTCCCAGTACTTTCCTCCTCCATCGGCATGGGACGATCCAAATTCTGGATCGTCTGACGACAATAACACTCCGACGTGGGTCATTGTCAGCGTAGTCATTGTTATCATCATATTCTGCGGTTTCCTTTTCTACTACGTCTGGAGGAGGATCCCATCCTCCAAGCCGCTGCTAGTGGGCATccagattttccttttccactACATCTggaggagggagaaggagaTCCCGGACCCGCCACCTGTTCCACCCCACAAGCCGCTGCCAATGGGCATCCCGAACCCAG